The Candidatus Koribacter versatilis Ellin345 genome has a segment encoding these proteins:
- a CDS encoding response regulator, with amino-acid sequence MKQILFVDDHEVLARLSCEILEMQGYKAVSAYNAEDALRKFDDQTFDLIVTDMRMEGMSGLELAKRVHQKNPEVPVIIVTGYGPIDGGNDVKACLQKEELFPALLEKIKLYLQDSEELAPAQRAS; translated from the coding sequence ATGAAACAAATTCTCTTTGTCGATGACCACGAAGTGCTCGCCCGCTTGAGCTGCGAGATCCTCGAAATGCAGGGTTACAAGGCGGTTAGCGCTTACAACGCCGAAGACGCTCTTCGCAAGTTCGATGACCAAACCTTCGACCTCATCGTCACCGACATGCGCATGGAAGGCATGAGCGGCCTCGAACTCGCCAAGCGGGTTCACCAGAAGAACCCCGAGGTTCCGGTCATCATCGTCACCGGCTATGGCCCGATTGACGGAGGCAATGACGTTAAGGCGTGCCTTCAGAAGGAAGAGCTTTTCCCGGCTCTGCTCGAAAAGATCAAGCTGTACCTTCAGGATTCCGAAGAACTGGCGCCCGCACAACGCGCATCCTAG
- a CDS encoding AI-2E family transporter produces MHTKRTTLIFLAVVLVVALAIAWPIVFPFIKPVAFAIVIAVVFNPLYQRLLKRTKRPGTASFLTIIVFITLLAIPASFLVVTATRQAMDVGHRVSETTTAHGGVAPTIERVSAKPLATLGRYLRIPPSELKQRIEDKLNVWAGRMMSQSGALLANLFSLLANSFIALITVFFLFRDGERVIEGMDRVLPITKEQLQRILNGISNSIVANVYGMAAVGAAQGFLTALGLAFCSVSSSILLGLVAAMCSLIPIVGTGLVWVPAAGYLMITGHVGKGIFLLAWGAFVVSSIDNVIRPMVIQGRVQAHPLLILFALLGGVQAFGLIGLFAGPILLSVITVLLQIMLEEIREKDAKALSAQVPAT; encoded by the coding sequence GTGCACACAAAAAGGACGACTCTCATCTTCCTGGCGGTTGTCCTGGTCGTAGCCCTCGCGATCGCGTGGCCAATAGTCTTTCCATTCATCAAGCCGGTCGCATTTGCGATCGTGATTGCCGTGGTATTCAATCCGCTTTACCAGAGATTGTTGAAGAGAACGAAGCGGCCCGGAACGGCATCGTTCCTTACGATCATCGTCTTTATCACCCTGCTGGCGATTCCAGCGTCGTTTCTAGTCGTAACCGCCACACGCCAGGCGATGGACGTGGGCCACCGGGTGAGTGAAACGACGACCGCACACGGCGGAGTGGCGCCGACCATCGAACGAGTTTCCGCAAAACCGCTCGCTACGCTGGGACGTTACCTTCGCATTCCCCCCAGCGAACTGAAACAGCGAATCGAAGACAAGTTGAACGTATGGGCAGGTCGCATGATGAGTCAGAGCGGAGCGCTTCTGGCGAACTTGTTCAGCTTGCTCGCGAATTCGTTCATCGCACTGATTACCGTGTTCTTCTTGTTTCGCGACGGCGAACGTGTGATCGAAGGAATGGATCGCGTGCTGCCTATAACGAAAGAGCAGTTACAACGAATTCTGAACGGGATCAGCAACTCAATCGTAGCCAACGTCTATGGCATGGCTGCCGTCGGTGCGGCACAAGGATTTTTGACGGCGTTGGGCCTGGCATTTTGCTCTGTCTCGTCCTCGATTTTGCTCGGGCTGGTTGCCGCTATGTGCTCATTGATCCCGATCGTCGGAACCGGACTCGTGTGGGTCCCAGCTGCGGGATACCTGATGATCACCGGTCACGTTGGGAAAGGCATTTTCCTGCTTGCCTGGGGTGCATTCGTCGTCAGCTCGATTGACAACGTGATTCGTCCGATGGTGATTCAAGGCCGCGTGCAAGCCCACCCGTTGCTGATACTGTTCGCGTTGCTCGGCGGGGTGCAGGCGTTCGGATTGATCGGCCTTTTCGCGGGCCCGATTCTGTTGTCGGTGATCACCGTGCTGTTGCAGATCATGCTTGAAGAGATCCGAGAGAAGGACGCGAAAGCACTCAGCGCGCAGGTCCCAGCCACATAA
- a CDS encoding sensor histidine kinase, protein MDQKLILISLLIRLGAAAAVSSVLVRARRFRQLLFREERTLKEKFELVLIVSIPIALGVLTRHWVKNFLAADMSFEFAIVLGVIGGRIAGGVGGVAVSIPAIFYGEWLTLPFNCLAGILAGVLRQAAQDREVIWSFSPLFDLSIYRWIRRSIAKSLIDWQTSFFILIMVLTFGRMQLYRVLPNRMFALYDPYWAVQLAVYAGTVMCVAIALKVLNNARIENKLEEQERLLLQIRLEALQSQINPHFLFNTLNSVSSLVRFNPDKAREMIVKLANILRRLMRTTDAFVPLREEVDFIDDYLDIEVVRFGTDKLRVQKELEPASLDVMVPSMMLQPLVENAIKHGVAPRIEGGSIYLRSRVADNRVVIEVEDDGVGFTDGAPSSGTGIGMANVTERLNVLYGDSAVIETDSTPGKGTLVRLTLPIPQPEDMGGSVAGAIYEARSSTSR, encoded by the coding sequence ATGGATCAGAAGCTCATCCTGATTTCGTTGCTCATACGGCTCGGCGCTGCTGCGGCCGTGAGCAGCGTCCTGGTGCGCGCGCGGCGGTTCCGGCAGTTGTTGTTTCGCGAAGAGCGCACGCTGAAGGAAAAGTTCGAGCTGGTCTTAATCGTGAGCATTCCGATTGCGCTCGGTGTGCTGACTCGTCACTGGGTGAAGAATTTCCTCGCAGCGGATATGAGCTTCGAATTCGCGATCGTGCTGGGCGTAATCGGCGGGAGGATCGCGGGTGGCGTTGGTGGCGTGGCAGTGTCGATCCCTGCGATCTTCTACGGAGAGTGGCTGACTCTGCCGTTCAACTGCCTGGCCGGAATTCTTGCGGGCGTGTTGCGGCAGGCGGCGCAGGATCGCGAAGTGATCTGGTCATTCTCGCCGCTCTTTGATCTGAGCATTTATCGATGGATACGACGCAGTATTGCGAAGTCTTTGATTGATTGGCAGACCTCGTTTTTCATCCTGATCATGGTGCTCACGTTCGGGCGCATGCAGTTGTATCGCGTCCTGCCGAACCGAATGTTTGCGCTCTACGATCCCTACTGGGCGGTACAACTGGCGGTATATGCGGGAACCGTAATGTGCGTGGCGATTGCGCTGAAGGTGCTGAACAATGCACGCATTGAGAACAAGCTGGAAGAGCAGGAGCGCCTGCTGCTGCAGATCCGCCTGGAAGCACTGCAGAGCCAGATCAATCCGCATTTCTTGTTCAATACGTTGAATTCAGTCTCGTCGCTGGTGCGATTCAATCCCGACAAAGCGCGCGAGATGATCGTGAAACTGGCGAACATTTTGCGTCGCCTGATGCGTACCACGGATGCGTTTGTGCCGTTGCGCGAAGAAGTCGACTTCATCGACGACTACCTCGACATCGAAGTGGTGCGTTTTGGCACCGACAAGTTACGAGTACAGAAAGAGCTTGAGCCCGCGTCGCTCGACGTCATGGTGCCGAGTATGATGTTGCAGCCGTTGGTGGAGAATGCCATCAAACATGGGGTTGCACCACGGATCGAAGGCGGGAGCATCTACCTGCGCAGTCGCGTCGCCGACAACCGCGTGGTGATCGAAGTGGAGGATGACGGCGTCGGATTTACCGACGGCGCGCCAAGCTCTGGTACCGGAATCGGCATGGCTAACGTCACGGAGCGACTGAATGTGCTTTACGGTGACTCGGCAGTCATCGAGACCGACAGCACTCCTGGCAAAGGGACACTGGTGCGGCTCACCCTGCCGATCCCGCAACCGGAAGATATGGGCGGATCCGTGGCCGGTGCGATCTACGAAGCACGCTCCAGCACCTCACGATAA
- the bshA gene encoding N-acetyl-alpha-D-glucosaminyl L-malate synthase BshA yields the protein MKIGITCYPTYGGSGVVATELGIELAQRGHQVHFISYSQPIRLTEPHPNIHFHEVEVSRYPLFEYPPYDLALATRMAEVAEIYNLDLLHVHYAIPHSVSALLAREMTAFGPGRKRHLPFVTTLHGTDITLVGLDPSYLPITRFSIEKSDGVTSISNYLREKTLQAFGIKNEIRVIPNFVNCDIYHRDGKTQHYRKEWAPNGERVVVHLSNFRPVKRVPDVIEIFERIQQRVPAKLVMIGDGPDRSRAEWMVVEKKLQDRVLFLGKQDDVHEKLPAADLMLMPSTLESFGLAALEAMACEVVPVATKAGGVPEVIDHGVDGYLADVGDIDTMAMYSIDILSDDEKLHEMAKMARFKAQSTYCASKIIPMYEDFYREVLERAS from the coding sequence ATGAAAATCGGCATCACGTGTTATCCCACCTACGGCGGCAGCGGCGTGGTGGCCACTGAACTCGGCATCGAACTCGCGCAGCGCGGGCATCAGGTGCATTTCATTTCCTATTCGCAGCCTATCCGCCTGACTGAACCGCACCCCAACATCCATTTTCACGAAGTCGAAGTCTCGCGCTATCCACTCTTTGAGTACCCTCCGTACGACCTCGCCCTCGCCACGCGCATGGCCGAGGTCGCCGAGATCTACAACCTCGATCTGCTGCATGTTCACTACGCCATTCCGCACTCAGTCAGCGCACTGCTCGCCCGCGAGATGACCGCATTCGGACCCGGCCGCAAACGCCATCTGCCATTCGTCACCACCCTTCATGGCACGGACATCACGCTCGTCGGCCTCGATCCTTCGTATCTGCCGATCACGCGTTTTTCCATCGAGAAGAGCGATGGCGTCACCTCGATCTCGAACTACCTGCGCGAGAAGACGCTCCAGGCATTCGGCATCAAAAACGAAATTCGCGTCATTCCCAACTTCGTGAACTGCGATATCTATCATCGCGACGGCAAAACGCAACACTATCGCAAAGAGTGGGCCCCGAACGGCGAACGCGTGGTCGTGCACCTCTCGAACTTCCGTCCGGTAAAGCGCGTCCCTGATGTCATTGAGATCTTCGAGCGTATCCAACAGAGAGTTCCTGCGAAGCTCGTCATGATCGGCGACGGTCCAGATCGTTCGCGCGCCGAATGGATGGTCGTCGAAAAGAAGCTGCAGGACCGCGTTCTCTTCCTCGGCAAACAAGACGACGTCCACGAGAAACTGCCCGCGGCCGATCTCATGCTAATGCCTAGCACGCTCGAGTCTTTCGGACTCGCCGCGCTCGAAGCCATGGCTTGCGAGGTGGTTCCTGTCGCGACGAAAGCTGGAGGCGTTCCCGAAGTCATTGACCACGGCGTGGACGGCTACCTCGCCGATGTCGGCGACATTGACACCATGGCCATGTACTCCATCGACATCCTGAGCGACGACGAAAAACTCCACGAGATGGCGAAAATGGCGCGTTTCAAAGCACAATCCACCTATTGCGCTTCGAAGATTATTCCGATGTACGAAGATTTTTATCGTGAGGTGCTGGAGCGTGCTTCGTAG
- a CDS encoding GlcG/HbpS family heme-binding protein: MASNESATVMEAQPSTNPLDAIPDQIPFDIPYGSPISLDRALAVINAAVAEAKKRNWKMNIAVVDSGGNLVAFQRMDGAMLASIQIAEHKARAGATFRRETKVFEDGIQLMHLNYLLAFDGVIASRGGIPLVEHGAIIGAIGSSGGTDSQDEVVSKAGAAVINRT; the protein is encoded by the coding sequence ATGGCTAGCAATGAATCGGCAACCGTTATGGAAGCACAACCCTCGACGAATCCGCTCGATGCTATCCCCGACCAAATCCCCTTCGATATTCCGTACGGCAGCCCGATATCGCTTGACCGAGCGCTGGCAGTGATTAACGCTGCCGTCGCAGAAGCGAAGAAGCGGAATTGGAAAATGAATATCGCCGTAGTCGATTCCGGCGGAAATCTCGTCGCGTTTCAACGCATGGATGGAGCGATGCTGGCTTCAATTCAAATTGCCGAACACAAAGCACGAGCCGGTGCGACTTTCCGCCGTGAAACAAAGGTGTTTGAGGACGGCATCCAGTTGATGCACCTCAACTACCTGCTCGCATTTGACGGAGTGATTGCGTCTCGCGGCGGCATTCCACTGGTCGAGCATGGTGCGATCATCGGCGCCATCGGCAGTTCCGGCGGCACGGATTCCCAGGATGAAGTTGTCAGCAAAGCAGGAGCGGCGGTAATCAACCGAACCTAG
- a CDS encoding TetR/AcrR family transcriptional regulator yields the protein MDAARELFIEEGYEGVSMRKVAQKIEYSPTAIYVHFPDKEQLFLELCHSDFRRLAAQFLKLAEIKDPVERLRRIGYAYADFGTKNPNHYRMMFMTAHPPVPDDMEGRGNPEEDAYAFLRETVKEAVAAGAFRSDLTDADLISQTVWAGVHGVVSLQIAKCDDPWVPWRSLKKRTELVVEGLLSGLLKKG from the coding sequence ATGGACGCTGCGCGCGAGCTGTTTATTGAAGAGGGGTACGAAGGGGTTTCCATGCGCAAGGTCGCGCAGAAGATCGAATATTCGCCGACCGCGATCTACGTCCATTTCCCCGACAAAGAGCAACTTTTCCTCGAACTCTGTCACTCCGATTTCCGACGTCTCGCGGCGCAATTCCTCAAGCTGGCTGAAATCAAAGACCCGGTCGAGCGCTTGCGCCGCATCGGTTATGCCTACGCCGACTTTGGGACGAAGAACCCGAACCACTACCGAATGATGTTTATGACCGCACATCCGCCGGTCCCGGACGACATGGAAGGCAGGGGCAATCCAGAGGAAGACGCGTATGCGTTTCTACGCGAAACCGTAAAGGAAGCAGTGGCCGCAGGCGCGTTTCGTTCTGATCTCACTGATGCCGATTTGATTTCGCAGACGGTCTGGGCTGGGGTGCACGGCGTGGTCTCGCTGCAAATCGCAAAGTGCGACGATCCCTGGGTGCCGTGGCGATCACTGAAGAAACGTACCGAACTTGTAGTTGAAGGGTTGTTGTCCGGGTTGTTGAAGAAGGGGTAA
- a CDS encoding ChbG/HpnK family deacetylase yields the protein MLRLIVNADDLGLTNGVNRAILQAHRDGIVTSATLMANAPAFDEAVAAVLTSPAYQAKQLGIGCHVVLIDGVPLSPSEQIRTLLGGRSPAPHFRKKLWKFALAAVAGRISTDEVELEATAQIRKLQKAGIELSHVDCHKHTHMFPRVLEGVLRAAQATGVKAIRNPFEPAFARNIPSADRTRARETAILERLWGKNFGSAVAKHGLSTTDGSLGVTATGTLTTEQFSNIIRNLPESGTYEFVCHPGFYDADLASAGTRLLESRQVELDLLCSSSARDQLRSSQVNLVNFRDVVSATESNPAVVHPMP from the coding sequence GTGCTTCGCCTCATCGTGAACGCGGACGACCTCGGCCTCACCAACGGCGTGAACCGCGCGATCCTCCAGGCCCATCGCGATGGCATTGTCACCTCCGCCACACTCATGGCCAACGCTCCTGCCTTTGATGAAGCCGTAGCTGCGGTCCTGACGTCACCGGCCTACCAGGCAAAACAACTCGGCATCGGATGCCACGTTGTTCTGATTGACGGTGTACCGCTCTCGCCGTCCGAGCAGATTCGGACCCTCCTCGGCGGCCGCTCTCCCGCGCCCCACTTCCGCAAGAAGCTCTGGAAGTTTGCGCTCGCTGCCGTCGCTGGACGCATTTCTACCGACGAGGTGGAACTCGAAGCGACCGCGCAAATTCGAAAGCTCCAAAAAGCGGGCATCGAACTGAGCCACGTCGACTGCCACAAGCACACCCACATGTTTCCTCGAGTACTCGAAGGTGTTCTCCGCGCTGCCCAGGCAACCGGTGTGAAGGCCATCCGCAATCCGTTCGAGCCGGCATTTGCGCGCAACATTCCATCGGCGGACCGCACGCGCGCTCGTGAAACAGCAATCCTGGAACGTCTCTGGGGGAAAAACTTCGGTTCCGCGGTCGCCAAACATGGACTCTCCACGACCGATGGTTCACTGGGTGTTACCGCTACCGGAACGCTCACCACCGAGCAGTTTTCAAACATCATTCGCAATCTTCCGGAAAGTGGCACGTACGAATTCGTTTGTCACCCCGGTTTCTATGACGCCGATCTCGCATCCGCCGGCACTCGCCTTTTGGAGTCTCGCCAGGTCGAACTCGACCTCTTGTGCTCCTCATCAGCGCGCGATCAGCTACGTTCATCCCAAGTAAACCTTGTAAATTTCCGTGATGTCGTCTCCGCCACTGAATCGAATCCCGCAGTCGTCCATCCAATGCCATGA
- a CDS encoding enoyl-CoA hydratase/isomerase family protein yields the protein MTTANALTKVAPINATANSAQLRITRRSAAYWRVTIDNPPINVMGPQMVRDFQDVINAIEADEQVRVVVFDSAVDDYFLNHSDFQAKIEDLTSMPAGPTGLPPWPDFLVRLTRAPVASIALIRGRATGNGSEITLACDMSFASREKAILSQWEVGVGMVAGGGPMARLPQLIGRNRALEVLLSSEDVRGEQAEAYGYVNRALPDAELDAYVEALATRISKFDKWAIANTKRLVNTSLPPDVEIGAGWDACIASLGRPAAQNGIKALMARGFHRPGDAENRLGYYLGQLAG from the coding sequence GTGACAACTGCGAACGCTCTTACAAAAGTTGCCCCGATCAACGCAACCGCAAATTCTGCGCAGCTTCGAATTACCCGACGTTCCGCTGCCTATTGGCGGGTCACGATCGATAATCCGCCGATCAACGTCATGGGACCGCAAATGGTGCGCGACTTTCAGGACGTCATCAACGCGATTGAAGCTGACGAACAAGTTAGGGTCGTGGTCTTCGACAGCGCGGTGGACGACTACTTCCTGAACCACTCCGATTTCCAAGCCAAGATTGAAGACCTGACTTCAATGCCGGCGGGGCCCACCGGATTACCGCCGTGGCCTGACTTTCTCGTGCGTTTGACCCGTGCGCCAGTCGCATCTATCGCCCTCATCCGCGGCCGCGCGACGGGCAATGGCAGCGAGATCACTCTCGCCTGCGACATGAGTTTTGCGAGTCGCGAAAAGGCGATCCTCTCGCAGTGGGAAGTGGGTGTTGGCATGGTCGCCGGAGGCGGTCCCATGGCCAGGCTGCCCCAACTCATCGGCCGAAACCGTGCCCTCGAAGTTCTTTTGAGTTCAGAAGACGTCCGAGGAGAACAGGCCGAGGCCTATGGCTACGTCAACCGCGCGCTTCCCGACGCCGAATTGGACGCCTATGTAGAAGCGCTCGCGACGCGCATCTCCAAATTCGACAAATGGGCGATTGCCAACACCAAGCGCCTGGTGAACACCAGCTTGCCTCCCGACGTCGAAATTGGCGCCGGGTGGGATGCGTGCATCGCTTCGCTCGGCCGACCCGCGGCCCAGAACGGAATCAAAGCGCTCATGGCGCGCGGTTTCCACAGGCCCGGCGATGCGGAAAATCGGCTCGGATACTACCTCGGACAACTCGCGGGCTAG
- a CDS encoding alanyl-tRNA editing protein: MTERLYYNNSFLLNFTAAVLDARVEDGRAIVVLDRTAFYPTSGGQIFDTGWMELEKDARKLRVSEVGETEEGVIQHYVDTSDVETLKDGRVRGFIDVERRRDHMQQHTGQHVLSSAFESLFEMKTVSFHMGAESCTIDLDTKALAPEQVKKAEAVANEVIAEDRPVEIKYATVDEARAMGVRKIPPAEREKLRLIDIKDFDLNACGGTHVRATGQIGGLLIRKIAKEKQGFRVEFVCGGRAVNTARRDFETLTDAATLFSSHIYDVPVQVRKLIEENKAGTKREHKLLEEVASLTADVMLAQLGDKKVVRQFYTDRDMTFIKLLAQRLTRQGSVVALLGCGGTQPAVIFAQTSGLPNDMGGLMKEALVELGGRGGGNKDMAQGGATDASKIEAVLEKIAGRIA, from the coding sequence ATGACGGAACGGCTTTATTACAACAATAGTTTCTTGCTGAACTTTACGGCGGCGGTGCTGGACGCGCGTGTGGAGGACGGGCGCGCGATCGTCGTGCTCGACCGGACGGCGTTTTATCCAACGAGCGGTGGGCAGATTTTTGATACCGGCTGGATGGAGTTGGAGAAGGACGCGCGGAAGTTGCGCGTGAGTGAAGTCGGCGAGACGGAAGAAGGCGTCATTCAGCATTACGTGGACACGTCGGATGTAGAGACGCTGAAAGACGGGCGGGTCCGCGGGTTCATTGACGTGGAGCGGCGTCGCGACCACATGCAACAGCACACGGGGCAGCACGTGTTGTCGTCGGCGTTCGAGTCGTTGTTTGAGATGAAGACGGTGTCGTTCCATATGGGCGCGGAGAGTTGCACCATCGATCTCGATACCAAGGCCCTGGCGCCGGAACAAGTGAAGAAAGCCGAGGCCGTGGCCAATGAGGTGATCGCCGAGGACCGTCCGGTGGAGATCAAGTACGCGACGGTGGATGAGGCGCGTGCGATGGGGGTGCGGAAGATTCCACCGGCGGAGCGCGAGAAGCTGCGGCTGATTGATATCAAAGATTTCGATCTGAATGCATGCGGTGGAACCCATGTGCGTGCGACGGGACAGATCGGGGGACTCCTGATCCGGAAGATCGCGAAGGAGAAGCAGGGGTTTCGGGTGGAGTTTGTCTGCGGCGGACGCGCGGTGAACACGGCGCGCAGGGATTTCGAAACGCTCACAGACGCAGCGACTTTGTTCTCAAGCCACATCTACGATGTGCCGGTGCAGGTGCGGAAGCTGATTGAAGAAAACAAGGCAGGAACGAAGCGCGAGCACAAACTGCTGGAAGAAGTCGCGTCGCTCACGGCGGACGTGATGCTGGCGCAGCTCGGTGACAAGAAGGTCGTGAGGCAGTTTTACACGGACCGGGATATGACGTTCATCAAGCTTCTGGCGCAGCGCCTGACCCGACAGGGAAGCGTGGTGGCATTGCTTGGGTGCGGGGGCACGCAGCCCGCCGTTATATTCGCCCAGACTTCCGGGCTCCCGAATGACATGGGTGGGCTGATGAAAGAGGCGCTGGTGGAACTTGGCGGGCGCGGTGGCGGGAACAAAGATATGGCGCAGGGCGGAGCTACGGACGCGTCTAAGATAGAGGCGGTACTGGAGAAGATCGCAGGCAGAATCGCGTAA
- a CDS encoding ABC transporter permease — protein sequence MPPLAQRNLLHDKVRLTVTLTGIVFAVVLIVVELGLFVGFTVTTSSIIDRSRADLWVVSKNTPYIEQGRAYSERKLYQVLATPGVASAEKYIAHWTQWRTPDGAEESVQIIGFDTHAPSLGGPWNLVAGSVDDLRTPDAIILDELYMKKLGVTHIGQVCEISGRRARVVGFTRGIRSFTTSPYVFTDFKNAQGYTNLPEDQTNFILVKTKPGVSVEQLRHELESRVRDVDVLPTAKFSSMTRIYWMFTTGAGVAVLIAAVLGLVVGVVVVAQTIYATTMDHIREYGTLKAMGAANSYIYRVIITQAGISAVVGYLLAMVVSVFIVRASASGGAAIMLPWQMAVGIFFLTVLMCVVAAMVSISKVTSIDPAMVFKG from the coding sequence ATGCCGCCGCTAGCGCAACGAAACCTGCTGCACGATAAAGTTCGACTCACCGTAACGCTCACGGGCATCGTGTTTGCAGTGGTGCTGATCGTCGTGGAACTGGGGCTCTTCGTCGGATTTACGGTCACGACATCGAGCATCATCGATCGTTCGCGTGCCGATCTCTGGGTCGTGTCGAAGAACACACCGTACATCGAGCAGGGACGCGCATATTCCGAGCGCAAGTTGTACCAGGTGCTGGCGACGCCGGGTGTGGCGTCGGCAGAGAAGTACATAGCGCACTGGACACAGTGGAGGACCCCGGATGGCGCCGAGGAATCGGTGCAGATCATCGGATTCGACACGCACGCACCAAGTCTGGGCGGCCCGTGGAACCTCGTGGCCGGCAGCGTGGATGACCTGCGGACGCCCGATGCCATCATTCTCGACGAGCTGTACATGAAGAAGCTGGGCGTGACGCACATCGGCCAGGTCTGCGAGATCAGCGGGCGCCGTGCGCGAGTGGTTGGATTCACGCGCGGAATTCGTTCGTTCACGACCAGCCCGTATGTCTTCACCGATTTCAAGAACGCGCAGGGCTACACAAATTTGCCGGAGGACCAGACCAACTTCATCCTGGTAAAGACGAAGCCCGGAGTGAGTGTCGAGCAGTTGCGGCACGAACTCGAAAGCCGAGTGCGCGACGTAGATGTGCTGCCGACCGCGAAATTCAGCAGTATGACGCGCATCTACTGGATGTTTACCACGGGCGCGGGAGTTGCGGTGCTGATCGCGGCAGTGCTCGGTCTGGTGGTGGGAGTCGTAGTGGTTGCGCAGACCATATACGCGACGACGATGGACCACATCCGCGAATACGGCACGCTCAAGGCGATGGGCGCAGCGAACAGCTACATCTATCGCGTGATCATCACGCAGGCGGGCATTAGTGCGGTCGTCGGGTACCTGCTCGCGATGGTGGTGAGCGTCTTCATTGTTCGCGCGAGTGCGAGCGGCGGGGCAGCCATCATGTTGCCGTGGCAGATGGCAGTCGGCATCTTCTTCCTGACCGTTTTGATGTGCGTGGTCGCGGCCATGGTATCGATCAGTAAAGTTACCTCGATTGATCCCGCGATGGTTTTCAAAGGATAG
- a CDS encoding threonine synthase produces the protein MAKISHFECARCGEKLAPATLLNVCPKCAGPLWVRYEFGRPDREAVKLGPATMWRYSSVLPDVEPVTLGEGFTPMLPSRKHANVFIKDEGLNPTGSFKARGLGMGVTMARFYGVKKIAIPSAGNAASALAAYCAAAKIEAHIFMPKDVPMANRIECESYGAHVTYVDGLISDCAKMVAERKQAEGWFDISTLKEPFRVEGKKTMGYEVAEQLGWELPDAIIYPTGGGVGLLGMWKAFEEMEQLGWIGSKRPKMICAQATGCAPVVKAWEEHRETMEMWKDAHTSAAGLRVPKPYADREILHAMKASGGTAVAVTDDEIMAAFSSWAREEGVFAAPEGAAALAAYWKLIESGYLRPEEKVVLFNTGSGLKYIDVFEKYFRKKEQPKSRALGGIIQPY, from the coding sequence ATGGCGAAGATTTCGCATTTTGAGTGCGCACGGTGCGGGGAGAAACTCGCGCCGGCAACACTGCTAAATGTTTGTCCGAAGTGTGCGGGGCCGCTCTGGGTGCGTTATGAGTTCGGGCGACCCGATCGCGAAGCTGTGAAGCTCGGGCCGGCGACGATGTGGCGCTATTCCTCCGTTCTTCCGGACGTTGAGCCGGTCACGCTCGGCGAAGGTTTTACGCCAATGCTTCCCAGCCGCAAGCACGCGAATGTGTTCATAAAAGATGAAGGTTTGAATCCCACCGGCTCGTTCAAAGCACGCGGCCTTGGGATGGGCGTGACCATGGCCCGCTTTTACGGCGTGAAGAAGATTGCGATCCCATCGGCAGGAAACGCGGCTAGCGCGCTGGCAGCGTATTGCGCGGCGGCGAAGATCGAGGCGCACATCTTCATGCCGAAAGACGTGCCGATGGCGAACCGCATTGAGTGCGAGAGCTACGGCGCGCACGTTACCTACGTCGATGGACTCATCAGCGACTGCGCGAAGATGGTCGCGGAGCGCAAGCAGGCGGAGGGATGGTTCGATATCTCGACGCTGAAAGAACCGTTCCGTGTCGAAGGCAAGAAGACTATGGGGTACGAGGTGGCGGAGCAACTCGGGTGGGAGTTGCCGGACGCGATCATCTATCCGACGGGCGGTGGCGTGGGTCTGCTTGGGATGTGGAAGGCCTTCGAAGAGATGGAGCAGTTGGGGTGGATTGGCAGCAAGCGTCCGAAGATGATATGTGCGCAGGCCACAGGCTGCGCACCGGTAGTGAAGGCGTGGGAAGAGCATCGCGAAACGATGGAGATGTGGAAGGATGCGCACACCTCGGCTGCCGGGCTGAGAGTGCCGAAGCCGTATGCGGATCGCGAGATCTTGCACGCGATGAAAGCGAGTGGCGGAACTGCGGTGGCCGTGACAGACGACGAGATCATGGCGGCGTTCTCATCGTGGGCGCGTGAGGAAGGCGTGTTTGCGGCTCCGGAGGGAGCGGCGGCATTGGCGGCTTATTGGAAGCTGATCGAGAGCGGATATCTGCGCCCGGAAGAGAAGGTGGTGTTGTTCAACACCGGTAGCGGATTGAAGTATATCGATGTGTTTGAGAAGTATTTTAGGAAGAAGGAGCAGCCGAAATCGAGGGCGCTGGGCGGCATTATTCAGCCTTATTGA